From a single Aquincola tertiaricarbonis genomic region:
- a CDS encoding ATP-binding response regulator, which produces MSNKNHHKAWIAASLTGALALMASVWWAQRSFGDGFLPHGFCLTWIPGLLWLHVASDTLIALAYLSIPITLLYFVRRRPDLPFGPMYLLFGAFIVACGITHLMDVWTLWNPDYWLAGGIKAVTAAVSVTTAFALVAALPRALTLPSVQQLEKAKAALEDEVRARCQAEAELRRIQAELEQRVAQRTAALAEATALLDGLFDAVPTGIAVFDDADRYVRVNPALGRINGAPTADHAGRSLADMVPTLADEVGGHLATVRRTGQPLLGLEVSGHVPGRAGLSSYAVSYFPVAGAGGTVHVGAICEDITERRAAEAERVHLLQEAQEANRLKGEFVAHVSHELRTPLQALLSWVGLLKSGKLDAKATARAFERLEHNVQLQSRMIAELLGAARSPGLDVAEAARVAGAQASATPPTLAANSTTMAATPARPTAESNDQPLLDLRILYVEDEPDVAEATAQALGALGARVALAPAPDAAAELLRSAAFDVLVSDLRLADGATGFDVLERVRQLDRRLPAIALSAYGSERDLAATSQAGFVHHLVKPVDAQTLASAVLKVLQGRAAAG; this is translated from the coding sequence ATGAGCAACAAAAACCATCACAAGGCCTGGATCGCTGCCTCCCTCACCGGCGCGTTGGCCTTGATGGCCAGCGTCTGGTGGGCCCAACGCAGCTTCGGCGACGGCTTCCTGCCGCACGGCTTCTGCCTGACCTGGATACCCGGCCTGCTGTGGCTGCACGTGGCCAGCGACACGCTGATCGCACTGGCCTACCTGTCCATCCCGATCACGTTGCTGTACTTCGTGCGGCGGCGGCCCGACCTGCCCTTCGGGCCGATGTACCTGCTGTTCGGCGCCTTCATCGTGGCCTGCGGCATCACCCACCTGATGGATGTGTGGACGCTGTGGAACCCCGACTACTGGCTGGCCGGTGGCATCAAGGCCGTGACGGCCGCCGTGTCGGTGACCACGGCCTTCGCGCTGGTGGCGGCGCTGCCGCGGGCACTGACGCTGCCTTCGGTGCAGCAGCTGGAAAAGGCCAAGGCCGCCCTGGAAGACGAGGTGCGCGCCCGCTGCCAGGCCGAGGCCGAGCTGCGCCGCATCCAGGCCGAGCTGGAGCAGCGCGTGGCCCAGCGCACCGCCGCGCTGGCCGAGGCCACCGCGCTGCTGGACGGCCTGTTCGACGCGGTGCCCACCGGCATCGCCGTGTTCGACGACGCCGACCGCTACGTGCGCGTGAACCCGGCGCTGGGCCGCATCAATGGCGCGCCCACCGCCGACCATGCCGGCCGCAGCCTGGCCGACATGGTGCCCACGCTGGCCGACGAGGTCGGCGGCCACCTGGCCACGGTGCGCCGCACAGGCCAGCCCTTGCTGGGGCTGGAGGTCAGCGGCCATGTGCCCGGCCGGGCCGGGCTGAGCAGCTATGCGGTGAGCTACTTTCCGGTGGCCGGCGCGGGCGGCACGGTGCATGTGGGCGCCATCTGCGAAGACATCACCGAACGCCGCGCCGCCGAAGCCGAGCGCGTGCACCTGCTGCAAGAGGCGCAGGAGGCCAACCGCCTGAAGGGCGAGTTCGTGGCCCATGTGTCGCACGAGTTGCGCACGCCGCTGCAGGCGCTGCTGTCGTGGGTGGGTCTGCTCAAGAGCGGCAAGCTCGATGCCAAGGCCACGGCCCGCGCCTTCGAGCGGCTGGAGCACAACGTGCAGCTGCAGTCACGCATGATCGCCGAGCTGCTGGGCGCTGCGCGCAGCCCCGGCCTGGACGTGGCCGAGGCGGCCCGTGTGGCAGGCGCCCAGGCCAGTGCCACGCCCCCGACTCTGGCGGCCAACTCGACCACCATGGCGGCCACACCGGCCCGCCCGACGGCCGAGAGCAACGACCAGCCGCTGCTCGACCTGCGCATCCTGTACGTGGAAGACGAACCCGACGTGGCCGAGGCCACGGCGCAGGCCCTGGGGGCGCTGGGCGCCCGGGTGGCGCTGGCGCCTGCGCCCGACGCCGCGGCCGAGCTGCTGCGCAGCGCCGCCTTCGATGTGCTGGTGAGCGACCTGCGGCTGGCCGACGGCGCCACCGGCTTCGACGTGCTGGAACGCGTGCGCCAGCTGGACCGCCGGCTGCCGGCGATCGCCTTGTCGGCCTACGGCAGCGAGCGCGACCTGGCCGCCACCAGCCAGGCCGGCTTCGTGCACCACCTGGTCAAACCGGTGGATGCGCAGACCCTGGCCAGCGCGGTGCTCAAGGTGCTGCAGGGCCGGGCTGCGGCCGGTTGA
- a CDS encoding LysR family transcriptional regulator, giving the protein MELTDIDLNQLVLFQQLMRERRVSKVAEQLGLTQPAVSNSLAKLRRLLGDELFLRTPAGMVPTPFAEQLAGPVGEALALIHGGLNQQVVFDPASVKRSMTIGMTDIGEIVFLPVLMERLRQIAPGITLNTVRNAATHLREEMESGQVDLAIGPLPQLKAGFFQRRLFSQRYVCLFRQGHPLDKPRLSLADFQAAEHLTVVSAGTGHGAVDELLRKSGIHRNVRLSVPHFVGVGHILRQTDLVATVTERLADSLSGPFQLTHRRHPVKLPQVAINVFWHAKVHRSPAHQWLRGVVFELFGDA; this is encoded by the coding sequence ATGGAGCTGACCGACATCGACCTCAACCAGCTGGTGCTGTTCCAGCAGCTGATGCGCGAGCGGCGCGTGTCCAAGGTGGCCGAGCAGCTGGGCCTCACGCAGCCGGCCGTCAGCAACTCGCTGGCCAAGCTGCGCCGGCTGCTGGGCGACGAGCTGTTCCTGCGCACGCCCGCCGGCATGGTGCCCACGCCGTTTGCCGAGCAACTGGCCGGCCCGGTGGGCGAGGCGCTGGCCCTGATCCACGGCGGCCTGAACCAGCAGGTGGTGTTCGATCCGGCCAGCGTCAAGCGCTCGATGACCATCGGCATGACCGACATCGGCGAGATCGTGTTCCTGCCCGTGCTGATGGAGCGGCTGCGGCAGATCGCGCCCGGCATCACGCTCAACACCGTGCGCAATGCGGCCACCCACCTGCGTGAAGAGATGGAGTCGGGCCAGGTGGACCTGGCCATCGGACCACTGCCGCAGCTCAAGGCCGGCTTCTTCCAGCGGCGGCTGTTCAGCCAGCGTTATGTGTGCCTGTTCCGCCAGGGCCACCCGCTGGACAAGCCGCGCCTGAGCCTGGCCGACTTCCAGGCCGCCGAGCACCTGACGGTGGTGTCCGCCGGCACCGGCCATGGCGCGGTGGACGAACTGCTTCGCAAGTCGGGCATCCACCGCAACGTTCGGCTGAGCGTGCCGCACTTCGTGGGCGTGGGTCACATCCTGCGGCAGACCGACCTGGTGGCCACCGTGACCGAGCGGCTGGCCGACAGCCTGAGCGGTCCCTTCCAGCTGACGCACCGGCGCCATCCGGTCAAGCTGCCGCAGGTCGCGATCAACGTCTTCTGGCATGCCAAGGTGCACCGCTCGCCCGCCCACCAGTGGCTGCGCGGCGTGGTGTTCGAGCTGTTCGGCGACGCCTGA
- a CDS encoding MFS transporter, producing MSTIHATHATPATPAATAPLSTGLVALLAGAAGLSVASLYYSQPMLGVLGPDIGASERAVGGIPMLTQLGYALGIGLLAPLGDRYDRRRIIVIKAGLLALALLVAGAAPSVGWLLAASLAIGLTATLAQDVVPAAATLAPEAHRGKVVGTVMTGLLGGILLSRVVSGFVAEHFGWRVVFIAAALSIVAVGAAVWRGLPRFRPTTQLGYGALLGSLAKLWRRHPALRRAAWAQGLLSVGFSAFWSTLAVMLHGAPFHLGSAAAGAFGLAGAAGALAAPLAGRLADRSGPAHVTRLGAGLVSVSFASMALLPLLPPAAQLWALGLAALGFDLGIQATLVAHQTIVYGIEPGARSRLNAVLFVGVFVGMAAGAALGSLALAQWGWAGVTALATASGLTALSVRWRTPD from the coding sequence ATGTCAACCATTCATGCAACGCATGCCACGCCCGCCACCCCCGCGGCCACGGCGCCCTTGTCCACCGGCCTGGTGGCCCTGCTCGCCGGCGCGGCCGGGCTCTCCGTCGCCTCGCTGTACTACAGCCAGCCGATGCTGGGCGTGCTGGGGCCGGACATCGGCGCCAGCGAGCGCGCGGTGGGCGGCATTCCCATGCTCACGCAGCTGGGCTACGCGCTGGGCATCGGCCTGCTGGCGCCGCTGGGCGACCGTTACGACCGCCGCCGCATCATCGTCATCAAGGCCGGGCTGCTGGCGCTGGCGCTGCTGGTGGCCGGTGCGGCGCCCTCGGTGGGCTGGCTGCTGGCGGCCAGCCTGGCCATCGGCCTGACGGCCACGCTGGCGCAGGACGTGGTGCCCGCCGCCGCCACGCTGGCGCCCGAGGCGCACCGCGGCAAGGTGGTGGGCACGGTGATGACGGGGCTGCTGGGCGGCATCCTGCTGTCACGCGTGGTCAGCGGCTTCGTGGCCGAGCATTTCGGCTGGCGGGTGGTGTTCATCGCGGCGGCGCTCAGCATCGTGGCGGTGGGGGCGGCGGTGTGGCGCGGGCTGCCGCGCTTCCGGCCCACCACCCAGCTGGGCTACGGCGCCCTGCTCGGCTCGCTGGCCAAGCTGTGGCGGCGCCATCCCGCGCTGCGGCGCGCGGCCTGGGCGCAGGGCCTGCTGTCGGTGGGCTTCAGCGCCTTCTGGTCGACGCTGGCGGTGATGCTGCATGGCGCGCCCTTCCACCTGGGCAGCGCCGCGGCCGGTGCTTTCGGCCTGGCGGGGGCGGCGGGTGCGCTGGCCGCGCCGCTGGCCGGCCGGCTGGCCGATCGTTCGGGCCCGGCGCACGTCACCCGGCTGGGTGCGGGGCTGGTGTCGGTCTCGTTCGCGTCGATGGCACTGCTGCCGCTGCTGCCGCCGGCTGCGCAGCTGTGGGCCCTGGGCCTGGCCGCGCTGGGCTTCGACCTGGGCATACAGGCCACGCTGGTGGCGCACCAGACCATCGTCTACGGCATCGAGCCCGGCGCCCGCAGCCGCCTGAACGCCGTGCTGTTCGTCGGCGTGTTCGTGGGCATGGCCGCCGGTGCGGCGCTGGGCAGCCTGGCGCTGGCGCAATGGGGCTGGGCCGGTGTCACGGCGCTGGCCACGGCCAGCGGTCTGACCGCGCTGTCGGTGCGGTGGCGCACGCCGGATTGA
- a CDS encoding glutathione S-transferase gives MELIGMLDSPYVRRVAVALQQLDLPFTHQSISVFRGIDQFRQINPVVKAPTLLCDDGTVLMDSTLILLYAEGLAGRRLQPGDAPSLRLTGLALAACEKSVQIVYEHHVRPADKRHEPWLARVTEQMTTAYRLLDSELAGRPPQLDDAGITAAVVWFFSQQMHPELLPAAEHPHLSALSAWAEQQPALRAAAHGEGVYPTAG, from the coding sequence ATGGAACTCATCGGCATGCTCGATTCGCCTTATGTCCGCCGCGTGGCGGTGGCGCTGCAGCAGCTGGACCTGCCTTTCACGCACCAGTCGATCTCGGTGTTCCGCGGCATCGACCAGTTCCGCCAGATCAACCCGGTGGTGAAGGCGCCCACGCTGTTATGCGACGACGGCACGGTGCTGATGGACTCCACCTTGATCCTGCTGTACGCCGAAGGCCTGGCCGGCCGCCGCCTGCAGCCGGGTGATGCTCCATCGCTGCGGCTGACCGGCTTGGCGCTGGCCGCCTGCGAGAAAAGCGTGCAGATCGTCTACGAGCACCATGTGCGCCCGGCCGACAAGCGCCACGAGCCCTGGCTGGCCCGCGTGACTGAGCAGATGACCACCGCCTACCGCCTGCTGGACAGCGAACTGGCCGGCCGCCCGCCGCAGCTGGACGATGCCGGCATCACCGCCGCGGTGGTGTGGTTCTTCAGCCAGCAGATGCACCCCGAGCTGCTGCCCGCGGCCGAACACCCCCACCTCAGCGCGCTCTCCGCCTGGGCCGAGCAGCAGCCGGCGCTGCGGGCGGCGGCGCATGGGGAGGGGGTGTATCCGACGGCGGGTTGA
- a CDS encoding GNAT family N-acetyltransferase — protein sequence MQAGELLGLLPETVHAVFARHVAAKAPSSTALWCAETGEWALGGSLSGLPEVPDLWALVRHPSRLATLAEELGQRDANDGVALVQPFSEAMVSAPAIDRHYVRTAPRARDHSTQGVRPLCMEDFETQVLHEEIGALLGRPQLLIEDFGGLSQFMVCEVGGMVVAVADAVVQHGPHAAIQQVYTARAFRRRGISSALVARLGDQITAQGRVALYVCDASNQASSATAERAGFNFAASLPCFPSGLQAAQPPGWASSAACKH from the coding sequence GTGCAAGCCGGTGAGCTGCTCGGCCTGCTGCCCGAGACCGTTCATGCGGTGTTCGCCCGGCATGTGGCGGCCAAGGCCCCTTCTTCCACAGCCCTCTGGTGCGCCGAGACAGGTGAATGGGCGCTCGGCGGCTCGCTGTCCGGTTTGCCTGAAGTGCCGGATCTGTGGGCGTTGGTGCGTCACCCATCGCGGCTTGCGACGCTGGCCGAAGAACTTGGCCAGCGAGATGCCAACGACGGCGTCGCGCTGGTGCAGCCGTTCAGCGAGGCCATGGTGAGCGCGCCGGCCATCGACAGGCACTACGTCCGCACCGCGCCACGAGCGCGGGACCACAGCACACAGGGCGTACGTCCGCTTTGCATGGAGGACTTCGAGACACAGGTGCTGCACGAGGAAATCGGCGCGCTGCTCGGCCGTCCGCAGTTGCTGATCGAGGACTTCGGCGGGCTGTCCCAGTTCATGGTCTGCGAAGTGGGTGGCATGGTCGTCGCCGTGGCGGATGCGGTGGTTCAGCACGGCCCGCACGCGGCCATCCAGCAGGTGTACACGGCGCGGGCCTTCAGGCGCCGGGGCATCTCCAGTGCGCTGGTGGCCCGGCTCGGCGACCAGATCACGGCACAGGGCCGAGTGGCCCTGTATGTGTGCGATGCCAGCAACCAGGCGTCGAGCGCCACGGCTGAACGAGCCGGATTCAACTTCGCCGCCAGCCTCCCTTGCTTTCCCAGTGGCTTGCAGGCAGCTCAGCCACCCGGGTGGGCGTCCAGCGCCGCCTGCAAGCACTGA
- a CDS encoding LysR family transcriptional regulator, whose product MSSPESPAPLSLDRIALMQTFVRIVEAGSLSAAAAQLGTTQPTISRRLQALERALGLPLLKRSTHTMKLTEDGERCYHRARALLYDWQALEADLRGAVDEPEGTLRVVVPHAFGQQRLVAPLADYLRRWPRVSVEWLLHDGTPDFVADGIDCAIHVGAVTDPSVVALRLSEVPRIVVAAPSVLAGRPPPAQAQALAELPWLALRTYYRDSITLTHEATGEQATLALRPRMATDSLYALRSAALEGLGVAVGSAWLMAEDLAAGRLLQLVPQWRAEPLPVWLVYPPGRWQPARLRRFIEVMRGAMAATAWGGLQEGAWS is encoded by the coding sequence ATGAGCAGCCCCGAATCACCCGCGCCTTTGTCGCTGGACCGCATCGCGCTGATGCAGACCTTCGTGCGCATCGTCGAGGCGGGCAGCCTCTCGGCCGCGGCGGCGCAGCTGGGCACCACCCAGCCCACCATCAGCCGCCGGCTGCAGGCGCTGGAAAGGGCGTTGGGCCTGCCGCTGCTCAAGCGGTCCACCCACACCATGAAGCTGACCGAAGACGGCGAGCGCTGCTACCACCGTGCCCGTGCGCTGCTGTACGACTGGCAGGCGCTGGAAGCCGACCTGCGCGGCGCGGTGGACGAGCCCGAGGGCACGCTGCGCGTGGTGGTGCCGCATGCCTTCGGCCAGCAGCGGCTGGTGGCGCCACTGGCCGATTACCTGCGCCGCTGGCCGCGGGTGTCGGTGGAATGGCTGCTGCACGACGGCACGCCCGACTTCGTGGCCGATGGCATCGACTGCGCCATCCACGTGGGCGCGGTCACCGATCCCTCGGTGGTGGCGCTGCGCCTGTCCGAGGTGCCGCGCATCGTGGTGGCGGCGCCCTCGGTGCTGGCCGGCCGGCCGCCGCCCGCGCAGGCGCAGGCACTGGCCGAGCTGCCCTGGCTGGCGCTGCGCACCTACTACCGCGACAGCATCACGCTGACGCATGAGGCCACGGGCGAGCAGGCCACGCTGGCGCTGCGCCCGCGCATGGCCACCGACAGCCTGTATGCGCTGCGCAGTGCCGCGCTGGAAGGCCTGGGCGTGGCCGTGGGCTCGGCCTGGCTGATGGCCGAAGACCTGGCCGCAGGCCGGCTGCTGCAGCTGGTGCCGCAGTGGCGGGCCGAGCCGCTGCCGGTGTGGCTGGTCTATCCGCCGGGTCGCTGGCAGCCGGCGCGGCTGCGGCGGTTCATCGAGGTGATGCGCGGCGCGATGGCCGCGACCGCCTGGGGCGGGCTGCAGGAGGGCGCATGGAGCTGA